One part of the Canis lupus dingo isolate Sandy chromosome 14, ASM325472v2, whole genome shotgun sequence genome encodes these proteins:
- the LOC118350575 gene encoding basic salivary proline-rich protein 2-like, translating to MPWVHRSDASSSHQASNQSFHIALPGELRAAPTNPPPPLCAPRSRRPGPWETSSRCEPPRVAETYLGSSRADLDAAGTQSETRSAETLGARRPPPERGDPPRERGDPPPQARRPGSAETLGARRPPPKRRDLGARRQHPPPPSAETRERGDPPPSAETPRAWRPPRERGDLGAQRHPPSAETSERGDTPPPSAKTGSAENPPQARRPPERGDPPGSAETPPSAETSERGDPPPSALTRGARGAGGGGGRLGAGAAGPRPGTGTGREGTGGRAHAP from the exons ATGCCGTG gGTCCACCGATCAGATGCATCATCATCTCATCAGGCCTCAAATCAATCCTTCCACATAG CTCTGCCCGGGGAGCTTCGCGCTGCGCCCACAAACCCGCCCCCTCCTCTCTGCGCTCCTCGCTCGCGGCGCCCAGGCCCCTGGGAAACCTCTTCCCGGTGCGAACCACCGCGCGTCGCTGAAACTTACTTGGGTTCGTCCCGTGCAGACCTCGATGCAGCTGGGACCCAGAGCGAGACCCGGAGCGCGGAGACCCTCGGGGCGCGGAGACCCCCCCCGGAGCGCGGAGACCCCCCCCGGGAGCgcggagacccccccccccaagcgcGGAGACCCGGGAGCGCGGAGACCCTGGGAGCGCGGAGACCGCCCCCCAAGCGCCGAGACCTCGGAGCGCGGAGACAACACCCCCCCCCGCCAAGCGCAGAGACCCGGGAGCGCGGAGACCCGCCCCCAAGCGCGGAGACCCCCAGAGCGTGGAGACCCCCCCGGGAGCGCGGAGACCTCGGAGCGCAGAGACACCCCCCAAGCGCGGAGACCTCGGAGCGcggagacaccccccccccaagcgCAAAGACCGGGAGCGCGGAGAACCCCCCCCAAGCGCGGAGACCCCCGGAGCGTGGAGACCCCCCCGGGAGCGCGGAGACCCCCCCAAGCGCGGAGACCTCGGAGCGCGGAGACCCCCCCCCAAGCGCGTTGACCCGGGGAGCtcgcggcgcgggcggcggcggcgggaggcttGGGGCGGGAGCGGCTGGGCCCCGGCCCGGAACGGGAACTGGCCGGGAGGGCACCGGCGGCCGCGCCCACGCGCCTTAG